Proteins encoded together in one Glandiceps talaboti chromosome 11, keGlaTala1.1, whole genome shotgun sequence window:
- the LOC144442775 gene encoding uncharacterized protein LOC144442775: MDWVIDLELQRSMAGVCRVDDGKSTHKNSFCDLPTKYLSSALTAKVACIAGFIPSNEGPQYKDIPVQLSYITPLGQIIRQHNLKFHQYADDNELYLSFTRPNTSTAITQIEKCLRDIKNWMTDNKLQLNDGKTEVLVLHSKFDNSPNPISDIQINSTVIMPVTFARNLGVTFDSTLQLRKHIVSTCQSIYFHIRRIGQIRQFLSTETCLKLIHSILAAKLDYCNSLLYGLPTAQLSLLQRAQNSAVRLITRTKKHDHITPILQQLHWLPVTYRIQFKILLITYKALHGKTPHYISDLIQQSNPGRSLRSSNKQLLHIPKTRLKSYGDRSFSHSSPTLWNHLPLDIRIAPTVDIFKAKLKIYLFQRAFM, encoded by the exons ATGGACTGGGTCATAGATTTGGAACTCCAAAGATCAATGGCTGGTGTGTGTCGTGTTGACGATGGCAAGAGCACCCACAAAAATT CTTTCTGTGACTTGCCAACAAAATATCTAAGTTCAGCACTGACAGCTAAAGTGGCATGCATCGCAGGGTTTATTCCA TCcaatgagggcccacagtacaaagATATTCCAGTACAATTGAGTTACATAACTCCACTTGGCCAGATTATCCGTCAACACAATCTTAAATTTCACCAATATGCCGACGATAATGAACTGTACCTATCATTCACCAGACCTAACACTTCAACTGCAATCACACAAATTGAGAAGTGCCTTCGTGACATCAAGAATTGGATGACAGATAACAAGCTGCAACTCAACGATGGAAAAACAGAAGTCCTGGTCCTACATTCCAAATTTGATAACAGTCCAAATCctatcagtgatattcaaatcaATTCGACAGTCATCATGCCAGTCACATTCGCACGAAACCTCGGAGTTACATTTGACAGCACCCTCCAACTTCGAAAACACATTGTTAGCACCTGCCAAAGTATCTACTTCCACATCAGACGTATTGGACAAATTCGACAGTTCCTGTCTACAGAAACCTGCCTCAAATTAATTCATTCTATTCTTGCTGCCAAACTAGACTACTGTAATTCCCTACTGTATGGCTTACCAACTGCACAACTCAGTCTGTTACAGAGAGCCCAGAATAGTGCCGTTCGACTCATCACCCGCACCAAGAAGCATGATCATATCACACCAATACTCCAACAACTACACTGGCTTCCAGTCACTTACAGAATACAATTCAAAATCCTGCTGATCACATATAAAGCGCTACATGGAAAGACCCCACATTACATTTCCGACCTCATTCAGCAAAGTAACCCAGGCAGATCACTTCGTTCAAGCAACAAACAACTACTCCACATACCCAAGACCAGACTCAAATCATATGGAGACCGATCATTCTCACACTCATCTCCCACATTATGGAATCATCTCCCCCTTGACATTCGCATCGCACCTACTGTTGATATCTTCAAAGCCAAACTCAAAATTTATCTATTCCAAAGAGCATTCATGTGA
- the LOC144441980 gene encoding perlucin-like protein encodes MDIEVKREQERVYYFFCEQGEEGRPYYDDASQFCLDHYHGLARLQSKDQHNAVVGYITANNLDAKSCITKHGFWIGMDDRDEEGDFVWLGDTVRDGLCEPGDYSNWAPGEPNNNKKRNNPGGQDCVQLWFRKGGKWDDEYCDFRPKGSVCEERYPHCNDVPSGIEECP; translated from the exons ATGGATATTGAGGTGAAAAGAGAACAGGAAAG GGTATATTATTTCTTCTGTGAACAAGGCGAAGAAGGTCGCCCTTACTATGATGACGCAAGCCAGTTCTGTCTTGACCACTATCATGGCCTTGCAAGATTACAAAGTAAGGATCAACACAACGCTGTCGTTGGTTACATCACAGCCAATAATTTAGATGCCAAGTCATGTATTACCAAACACGGCTTCTGGATAGGTATGGATGATAGAGACGAGGAAGGTGATTTTGTGTGGCTGGGAGACACAGTTCGTGATGGACTGTGTGAGCCTGGAGACTACAGCAACTGGGCACCAGGCGagccaaataataataaaaaaagaaacaacCCAGGTGGACAAGATTGTGTTCAATTATG GTTCAGAAAAGGTGGAAAATGGGATGACGAATACTGTGACTTCAGACCAAAGGGCAGCGTGTGTGAGGAACGCT ACCCACACTGCAATGATGTCCCATCAGGAATAGAGGAATGCCCATAA